The following are from one region of the Balaenoptera acutorostrata chromosome 18, mBalAcu1.1, whole genome shotgun sequence genome:
- the LACC1 gene encoding purine nucleoside phosphorylase LACC1, with protein sequence MAEAVLIDLFGLKLNSQKNCHQTLLKTLNAVRYHHGAKAKFLCIMCCSNISCDRDNCELETSNGLSAFLREFETVSNPSMAASLYTIKQKIDEKNLSSIKVIVPVHRKTLMKAFIGQLFTDVYSFEFEDLQMTLKGGLLKQPTEINIITAQELEAIQNEIETYLRSLPALKGELTIITSPLIPDIFIHGFTTRTGGISYIPTLSSFNLFSSSKRRDPKAVVQENLRRLGNAAGFNVKKFYRVKTDHANDVWIMGSKEPESYDGITTNQRGVTIAALGADCIPIVFADPVKKACGVAHSGWRGTLLGVAMATVNAMIAEYGCSLEDIIVVLGPSVGPCCFTLPRESAKAFHNLDPRCVRLFGSPNPYVDIRKATRILLEQGGILPQNIQDQNQDLSLCTSCHPDKFFSHVRDGLNFGTQIGFISIRE encoded by the exons ATGGCAGAAGCAGTGTTGATAGATCTCTTTGGTTTGAAATTAAACTCTCAGAAAAACTGTCATCAGACATTATTAAAGACATTGAATGCTGTCCGATACCACCATGGTGCCAAGGCCAAGTTCCTTTGCATAATGTGTTGCAGTAACATCAGCTGTGACCGTGATAATTGTGAATTAGAAACAAGCAATGGATTATCTGCTTTCCTGAGAGAATTTGAGACTGTTAGCAATCCCAGCATGGCTGCCTCATTGTATACCATTAAACAAaaaattgatgaaaaaaatttgaGCAGCATTAAGGTAATTGTGCCTGTGCACCGGAAGACATTAATGAAGGCTTTTATTGGTCAACTCTTCACTGATGTTTACAGTTTTGAGTTTGAAGATTTACAGATGACTTTGAAGGGAGGTCTTTTGAAACAGCCTACTGAAATAAACATAATCACAGCTCAAGAACTAGAAGCAATccagaatgaaatagaaacatatTTGAGAAGTTTGCCAGCCCTGAAAGGAGAATTAACCATTATCACATCTCCTTTGATCCCAG ATATTTTCATACATGGCTTTACTACAAGAACAGGTGGGATATCTTACATACCAACTCTTAGCTCATTCAATCTCTTCAGTAGTTCCAAACGGAGAGATCCCAAGGCTGTTGTTCAAGAAAATCTGCGTAGGCTGGGGAATGCAGCAGGATTTAATGTGAAGAAATTTTACCGAGTAAAG ACTGATCATGCCAATGATGTCTGGATTATGGGAAGCAAGGAGCCTGAATCTTACGACGGAATCACCACAAATCAAAGAGGAGTCACAATAGCGGCTCTTGGTGCTGACTGTATACCGATAGTTTTTGCCGATCCTGTCAAAAAAGCATGTGGGGTTGCTCACTCTG GTTGGAGAGGTACTTTGCTAGGTGTTGCTATGGCTACAGTGAATGCTATGATAGCAGAATACGGCTGTAGTTTGGAAGACATTATTGTTGTACTGGGGCcttcagtaggaccttgctgttttaCTCTTCCAAGGGAATCAGCAAAGGCATTTCATAATCTTGATCCCAGATGTGTACGGCTCTTTGGCTCACCAAATCCCTATGTTGACATCCGTAAAGCCACGAG GATTCTTCTAGAACAGGGAGGAATTCTACCACAGAATATTCAGGACCAGAACCAAGATCTCAGCCTCTGTACCTCCTGTCATCCTGACAAGTTTTTCTCCCATGTCCGAGATGGCCTTAACTTTGGTACACAGATTGGCTTCATATCAATTAGAGAATGA